The Candidatus Methanoperedens sp. genome has a window encoding:
- a CDS encoding DUF1786 domain-containing protein: protein MRLLAIDVGMGTQDILLYDSNKSIENCFKMVLPSQTQIVAQRISRETRLKHDIILTGETMGGGPCSAAVRKHIKANLTVFATERAALTLNDDMDKVKEMGVVIVSEDETSESGIPRIELCDVDKDALKKALELFGIPLPDNFAVAVQDHGYSPSVSNRLFRFEYFRDILKRDGALNSFVYKNNIPERFSRMKAVERMLPGALFMDTGIAAIRGAILDENAKAPYLVVNIGNGHTLAGVVNGGALLSLFEHHTRQMTAGKLDTYLKRLCDGTLDFREVFDDGGHGCFVREAIGFNKLSILITGPRRDIMRSSRLNVRFAAPFGDMMLTGCFGLLDAYLNYVSG, encoded by the coding sequence ATGAGACTCCTTGCCATCGATGTTGGAATGGGGACACAGGACATCCTTCTCTACGACAGCAATAAAAGCATCGAAAACTGCTTCAAGATGGTGCTGCCCTCGCAGACCCAGATTGTAGCACAGAGGATCTCCAGGGAGACAAGGCTGAAGCACGATATTATTCTCACCGGAGAAACCATGGGTGGAGGACCCTGCAGCGCAGCAGTGCGAAAACATATCAAGGCAAATCTCACTGTTTTCGCAACCGAAAGAGCTGCCCTCACGCTCAACGATGACATGGATAAAGTGAAGGAAATGGGCGTGGTTATTGTAAGTGAAGACGAAACGAGCGAATCAGGTATTCCGAGGATTGAATTATGCGATGTGGATAAAGATGCACTTAAAAAAGCTCTGGAACTTTTTGGAATTCCGCTTCCAGATAATTTTGCCGTCGCAGTGCAGGACCACGGATATTCTCCTTCTGTGAGCAACCGGCTATTCCGTTTTGAGTATTTTAGAGATATTCTAAAAAGGGACGGGGCTCTTAATTCGTTTGTTTATAAAAACAATATCCCTGAGCGCTTTTCAAGGATGAAAGCCGTTGAAAGAATGCTGCCTGGCGCGCTTTTTATGGATACGGGGATTGCCGCGATAAGGGGTGCTATACTTGATGAGAATGCAAAAGCTCCGTATCTTGTGGTAAATATCGGCAATGGTCACACGCTTGCTGGTGTCGTGAACGGAGGTGCGCTTCTCTCCCTGTTCGAGCACCATACCCGCCAGATGACAGCAGGCAAGCTCGATACATACCTGAAAAGGTTATGCGACGGAACACTGGATTTCCGGGAGGTTTTTGATGACGGCGGGCACGGCTGCTTTGTCAGGGAAGCAATCGGATTTAATAAACTCTCAATTCTCATCACAGGACCCAGACGCGATATAATGCGTTCTTCCAGGCTGAATGTTCGCTTTGCTGCTCCTTTCGGGGATATGATGCTTACAGGTTGTTTTGGATTGCTCGATGCTTACCTTAATTATGTTTCAGGTTAA
- a CDS encoding zinc ribbon domain-containing protein, with the protein MNKELYRPATRAIIALFLIVLIKIVAMLTLRDVVTAYSVTNVVLSIAVVLVLLRFGLDFNRQLEISKPDFPEARSFVTGIVLLLVILTLYGTFLPYADTLPYRTYNILFFILALIPVYTLWNILTKHAERLSQLLLFISQEENPECSCGWKNPASANFCNRCGLPLEKGGK; encoded by the coding sequence ATGAACAAAGAATTATACAGACCTGCAACGAGGGCGATAATCGCTCTTTTTTTAATAGTACTAATCAAAATCGTTGCAATGCTGACGCTCAGGGACGTTGTCACGGCTTATTCCGTTACGAATGTTGTTCTTTCAATAGCGGTAGTTCTCGTTTTACTGAGATTCGGGCTGGATTTCAACAGGCAGCTCGAGATTTCAAAGCCAGATTTTCCGGAAGCTCGATCATTTGTTACGGGTATTGTGCTATTGCTGGTCATACTCACACTCTACGGGACTTTCCTTCCCTATGCAGACACGCTGCCCTATAGAACATATAACATCCTGTTCTTCATTCTGGCGCTCATTCCTGTATATACCCTCTGGAACATTCTCACTAAACACGCCGAGAGGCTGTCTCAGCTTCTTCTATTTATTTCACAGGAAGAAAACCCTGAATGCTCATGCGGCTGGAAAAACCCGGCTTCGGCTAACTTTTGCAACAGGTGCGGGTTACCCCTGGAAAAGGGTGGTAAATGA
- a CDS encoding DUF5371 family protein, with the protein MVCLLAYGGINEMKIVHVQSVLPQEDVIALKAKSGESSVKEAISKAVYHYLKCDDKE; encoded by the coding sequence ATGGTATGTTTACTGGCATACGGAGGAATAAACGAAATGAAGATAGTTCATGTCCAATCGGTACTTCCACAGGAAGATGTAATCGCACTTAAGGCAAAATCGGGAGAGTCCTCCGTAAAAGAAGCCATTTCAAAAGCAGTATATCATTATCTGAAATGCGATGATAAAGAGTAG
- the purE gene encoding 5-(carboxyamino)imidazole ribonucleotide mutase — MVTIAILIGSESDREIAQLSANVLDSAGVDYEIRIFSAHRNPVELEDYIQKSDAEVFIAIAGLSAALPGVIASRTKKPVIGVPVSSKLGGMDALLSIAQMPKGVPVACVGIDNGENAAHLALRILGKA; from the coding sequence ATGGTAACAATAGCAATATTGATAGGTTCAGAATCCGACAGGGAGATTGCGCAGCTTTCGGCAAACGTGCTGGACAGCGCAGGCGTGGATTATGAGATACGGATTTTCTCAGCCCACAGGAACCCGGTGGAATTAGAGGATTACATACAAAAAAGTGACGCAGAGGTCTTTATAGCGATTGCAGGATTATCTGCAGCCCTTCCAGGCGTAATTGCATCCCGCACAAAAAAACCTGTTATCGGTGTACCTGTAAGTTCAAAACTCGGGGGAATGGATGCCCTTTTATCCATAGCCCAGATGCCAAAAGGCGTGCCTGTGGCGTGCGTGGGAATAGATAATGGCGAAAATGCTGCACACCTTGCCCTTCGAATACTAGGGAAGGCATGA
- a CDS encoding S-layer protein domain-containing protein — protein sequence MVAVSALGQGQLHKVLIDDDTKRTISVGSTLTLQEGYVLKATDISVADRIMLISLLKDGNELDTATLQTGQTYVYAPSRVGNVQNLPVIMVRFDSVFSGMEVQAAFLKGVFQISQNPTTVKTGDQYNDMKVTTVGQDKIVMSNNNDISLDNGRVEQLMGNIKLKVGDTSATDGRLRFYFAVDVTPGMIANQLLIEAPAKATAGDPINIKVTAGGKAVDGASVSIGSSGIGNTDTTGVLNYTLPRTMKGVQNITATKLGYQQATSSIDVLEYIEYRLSIDAPVNANQFATITIRATYNGTAVSGVAVGYDNASIGTTDSNGVLNYTLQTSGTHTISASKSGYITAVRDINIRAPFSQYQALDINITPSMVFTNEQALIRSNITNVGTKPDTLPVELVSNGTVVDNKSVSLAPGEIKEIDFTRKEALPGNYTVEILGKKGLLVVKVQPMNLLLIGGIATVFGAIIIYLFTMKSKISLEAIRNLFANLGKKPPMK from the coding sequence GTGGTAGCAGTAAGCGCGCTTGGTCAGGGACAGCTTCACAAGGTGCTTATCGATGACGATACCAAGCGCACCATATCAGTGGGAAGCACCCTGACTCTGCAGGAAGGGTATGTCCTGAAGGCAACGGACATAAGCGTAGCCGACAGGATAATGCTCATTTCCTTATTGAAGGACGGAAACGAATTGGACACAGCAACCCTCCAGACAGGTCAGACCTATGTTTATGCCCCGAGCAGGGTAGGCAATGTACAAAACCTTCCTGTAATAATGGTGAGGTTTGACAGCGTGTTCTCAGGCATGGAAGTGCAGGCAGCGTTCCTGAAAGGGGTGTTCCAGATCTCACAGAACCCGACCACGGTTAAAACCGGAGACCAGTACAACGATATGAAAGTGACAACCGTGGGGCAGGATAAAATCGTTATGAGCAACAATAATGATATCAGCCTTGATAATGGCAGGGTTGAACAACTGATGGGCAATATTAAACTGAAGGTAGGCGATACCTCAGCCACGGATGGTCGTCTTCGGTTTTACTTTGCTGTGGATGTAACCCCTGGAATGATTGCAAATCAGCTTTTGATAGAAGCCCCAGCCAAAGCCACTGCCGGCGATCCAATTAACATAAAGGTTACTGCGGGGGGAAAAGCGGTTGATGGCGCTTCTGTATCAATCGGCTCCTCTGGAATCGGGAACACAGACACAACCGGTGTACTTAACTATACCCTGCCCAGAACAATGAAGGGAGTGCAAAATATAACAGCAACCAAGCTGGGCTATCAGCAGGCTACCAGCAGTATAGACGTACTGGAATATATCGAATACAGACTGAGTATAGATGCACCTGTAAATGCTAATCAGTTTGCTACAATAACCATACGGGCTACATACAATGGCACTGCGGTAAGCGGAGTGGCTGTAGGATACGACAATGCATCTATTGGCACAACTGATAGTAATGGTGTATTGAACTACACGCTACAAACAAGCGGCACGCACACCATATCGGCATCAAAGAGCGGTTATATCACTGCTGTAAGGGATATTAATATCAGGGCACCTTTTTCCCAGTATCAGGCGCTCGATATCAATATTACGCCCAGCATGGTTTTCACAAACGAGCAGGCTTTAATCAGGTCGAATATCACAAATGTGGGCACGAAACCAGATACACTCCCTGTGGAGCTTGTTTCTAATGGCACGGTCGTGGACAACAAATCGGTCTCTCTTGCTCCGGGTGAGATAAAGGAGATTGATTTCACGAGAAAAGAAGCTCTGCCGGGCAATTATACGGTTGAAATCCTGGGGAAGAAAGGATTACTGGTGGTTAAGGTACAGCCTATGAACCTGCTTCTGATTGGAGGAATCGCCACGGTTTTTGGGGCGATTATCATATACCTGTTTACAATGAAAAGCAAGATTAGCCTCGAAGCGATTAGAAACCTTTTCGCAAATCTTGGAAAAAAGCCGCCTATGAAGTGA
- a CDS encoding glycosyltransferase family 2 protein produces MEVSIILPAYNEAPRIESTVERTAAALCDITPSFEIIIAEDGSHDGTDRICAALAKKYPFVVHLHSDERLGRGGAMNRALRASKGDILCYIDVDLATDMKHLKELVQAIRDGYDFATGSRLLAESDVKRPLKRELASRGFNFLTRLLLGSKLYDHQCGFKSFKRDSIFAIMDAVKDTHWFWDTELLVRAQRAGYRIKEFPVEWKHGGATKVNLIKDVFGMGSSIFRLWYELLWD; encoded by the coding sequence GTGGAAGTTTCGATAATCCTGCCGGCTTATAATGAAGCGCCACGTATAGAAAGCACAGTTGAAAGGACTGCCGCAGCCCTTTGTGACATCACACCATCGTTTGAAATCATAATCGCCGAGGACGGAAGCCATGATGGCACGGACAGAATTTGCGCCGCACTTGCGAAAAAATATCCCTTTGTGGTACATCTGCATTCTGATGAAAGGCTGGGAAGGGGAGGCGCTATGAACCGAGCGTTGCGGGCATCAAAGGGAGACATTCTTTGCTATATTGATGTTGATCTTGCCACGGATATGAAACATTTAAAAGAGCTTGTTCAGGCAATCCGCGATGGTTATGATTTTGCTACAGGCTCGCGGCTGCTTGCGGAAAGTGATGTTAAAAGACCATTAAAGAGGGAACTTGCAAGCAGAGGTTTTAATTTTCTGACACGTCTCTTGCTGGGTTCAAAACTATACGACCACCAGTGCGGGTTCAAATCCTTCAAGCGTGATTCCATTTTTGCGATTATGGATGCCGTCAAAGATACCCACTGGTTCTGGGATACTGAATTACTCGTCAGGGCACAGCGCGCAGGATACAGGATAAAAGAGTTCCCGGTCGAATGGAAGCACGGGGGCGCAACTAAAGTTAATCTAATAAAAGATGTCTTCGGAATGGGGTCTTCGATATTCAGGTTATGGTATGAACTCTTATGGGATTGA
- a CDS encoding DUF2298 domain-containing protein has product MPLVLSLMGLNLFDILIWWLVLEIVGLAAFPIASQVARNLKDHGYSISKPLGLLLLTYISWIISMFSGYSYFSVLVSLAVIGACSFIICILKGKPQVDKKYLIEFELLFAGAFVAFAIIRAYSPDIYWTGGEKFMDMTFINSLLRTAQFPPLDPWMSGAVIQYYYFGYLIVANLIKISTILPSEAFNLATSSFFALSATTALGIGYNLTGRIKYGIITAFFVTIAGNLVGFLQLLDILWKGDVVNHILSFDYWTSSRVIPNTINEFPFFSFLQGDVHAHMISITFQLLIILLLLNIMKSTAQSWGSIFILGLSIGFLYPLNTWDYPVYLFLAIIVLAFRFFIDSTFSVLKKKFSKPIFAICAVSAFSYLLYLPYHNSYRLDRTVSIITSGRTSLIFYIAIYGLFLYLIYRFVISKSKKSGLKSVYFIITLILLSVLAVLLKFELLILLIPMLILSIVSIIKEQNRDHAFVLILIITGILISLFCELFYIQDALGNALPSYFRMNTVFKLYVMNWVLWGVSAGAIVFQFRDSFSRKKTWGVVAVLLILMVSVYPVFATIGKSGGFNGEPNLDGETYVQKQHPQEYMTILWFRNITGQPVVLQAPGELYKWNTYITAFTGLPTVIGWYWDELEWRDPHRQEIDARWSDVNTMYTSLNPDEVSSLLRKYNVSYIYFGEAEAKKYSSPRLFESHPEKFEKVFEYGDVVVYKFKLDR; this is encoded by the coding sequence ATGCCTTTGGTGTTAAGCCTTATGGGATTAAACCTGTTTGATATCTTAATCTGGTGGCTGGTTTTAGAAATAGTAGGTTTGGCAGCCTTTCCTATCGCTTCGCAAGTTGCCCGAAATTTGAAGGACCACGGATACTCCATTTCAAAGCCGCTCGGATTATTGCTCCTGACGTATATTAGCTGGATTATTTCAATGTTTTCCGGATACTCTTATTTTTCAGTTTTGGTTTCTCTGGCGGTTATCGGGGCATGTTCATTTATAATCTGCATTTTAAAGGGAAAACCACAGGTTGATAAAAAGTATTTAATCGAATTTGAACTCTTGTTTGCAGGAGCATTTGTGGCTTTTGCGATAATCCGCGCATACAGCCCCGATATTTACTGGACAGGCGGTGAGAAATTTATGGATATGACATTCATAAACAGTCTTCTGCGAACTGCGCAATTTCCGCCTCTTGACCCCTGGATGTCCGGGGCAGTGATCCAGTATTATTATTTTGGATACCTGATTGTAGCGAATCTGATAAAAATCTCCACAATTTTACCATCAGAGGCATTTAACCTCGCCACTTCTTCATTTTTTGCGCTCTCCGCTACCACAGCCCTGGGTATTGGATATAACCTCACCGGAAGAATAAAGTACGGTATTATCACTGCTTTTTTTGTAACGATAGCAGGAAACCTTGTGGGTTTTTTACAATTGCTTGATATCCTGTGGAAAGGAGACGTCGTAAACCACATTCTATCATTTGATTACTGGACGAGTTCGAGAGTGATACCGAATACCATCAATGAATTTCCATTTTTTAGCTTTCTTCAGGGTGATGTCCATGCCCATATGATATCGATTACTTTCCAGCTTCTTATTATACTTCTTTTGTTGAATATCATGAAATCCACGGCGCAGAGCTGGGGTTCCATTTTTATTCTTGGACTTTCCATAGGTTTCCTGTATCCTCTGAATACATGGGATTACCCGGTTTACCTGTTTCTTGCAATTATTGTCTTAGCTTTTCGTTTTTTTATAGATTCCACTTTTTCAGTATTAAAAAAGAAGTTCTCAAAACCAATTTTTGCAATATGTGCAGTCTCAGCCTTCAGTTATCTATTGTATCTTCCATACCATAATTCCTATAGACTTGACAGAACGGTTTCCATCATAACTTCGGGGAGAACATCGCTGATATTTTATATTGCTATTTATGGATTATTCCTTTACCTGATATACAGGTTTGTTATATCAAAATCCAAAAAATCCGGCTTAAAATCCGTGTATTTTATAATAACTCTGATTTTGCTTTCTGTACTCGCTGTATTACTAAAATTTGAATTGCTTATTTTACTTATCCCGATGCTTATTCTGTCCATCGTATCAATAATAAAGGAACAGAATAGAGACCATGCTTTTGTGCTAATCCTGATTATAACAGGTATTCTTATATCTTTATTTTGCGAGTTGTTTTATATCCAGGATGCGCTCGGAAATGCATTGCCCTCCTATTTCCGTATGAATACGGTATTCAAATTGTATGTGATGAACTGGGTTCTATGGGGTGTTTCTGCAGGCGCCATAGTATTCCAGTTCAGGGATTCTTTTTCCCGGAAAAAGACATGGGGTGTTGTAGCAGTACTACTGATTCTGATGGTTTCCGTATATCCGGTGTTTGCAACGATAGGAAAATCCGGCGGCTTCAATGGCGAACCTAATCTCGACGGCGAGACTTATGTCCAAAAACAGCATCCGCAGGAGTATATGACAATATTGTGGTTCAGGAATATAACAGGTCAGCCTGTGGTTTTGCAGGCACCCGGGGAATTGTATAAATGGAATACTTACATCACTGCGTTTACAGGGCTCCCGACAGTGATTGGGTGGTACTGGGATGAGCTTGAATGGAGAGATCCACACAGGCAGGAAATAGACGCCCGATGGTCAGATGTTAACACGATGTACACTTCTCTTAATCCTGATGAGGTTAGTTCGCTTTTGCGAAAATACAATGTATCCTATATCTATTTTGGCGAGGCAGAAGCGAAAAAATACAGCAGCCCGAGATTATTTGAGTCGCATCCCGAGAAGTTTGAAAAGGTATTCGAATACGGGGACGTCGTGGTTTATAAATTCAAGTTAGACCGTTAA
- a CDS encoding DUF87 domain-containing protein — protein sequence MTDKIQLLTGKMDTKDVFIDAQEFVTGRTCVIGQSGSGKSYLIAVLCEQLLQNNIAFCIVDTEGEYFSLKEKFQLLWVGGDEADVRIDIDFYELITKSITNNVSLILDVSDVLDQRKVVSDFAGKLYEIESQIKQPYLLIIEEADRFVPQSKDSLKEIEEISKRGRKRGLGLLVATQRPSLVNKNVLSQCGNQFIGKLTTENDLKAVDLFFADRKELELLPKLNTGEFFVMGNAVKEKTRMQTVQRITQHKGLTPKLIQKATGKITELKTSLGSAGIAEETEKVKEAYESGERKIRGVKAKIPKEQIEAIVDGKRRKKHWLSGEKEHVKSIELIYHPLVWVEINAQEGFITKSLTSHSLIVDSASGEFVDIKHGLKYSTGISKLIGLNENEIRILLEIYRTKKITIGDLELKTKLSETTIRTIVHHLQDRKMVTFSKEGNLKLYSFLINFEPPDLKLSLSRPEIRQISGRTNKQALREDDLRKIIKGLEDEADITKFEVFYYPIWFVNLENRSLKIDGVTGKEI from the coding sequence ATGACTGACAAAATACAGCTTCTTACTGGAAAAATGGATACAAAAGATGTATTCATAGATGCACAGGAATTTGTTACCGGAAGAACGTGCGTAATAGGTCAAAGCGGGAGTGGTAAAAGCTACTTAATAGCAGTACTCTGCGAACAACTGCTGCAGAATAATATCGCTTTTTGTATAGTTGATACAGAAGGAGAGTATTTTTCTTTGAAAGAAAAGTTTCAACTGCTATGGGTTGGCGGGGATGAAGCGGATGTTAGAATAGACATTGATTTCTATGAACTCATAACAAAGTCAATAACAAATAACGTCTCTTTAATTTTAGATGTATCGGATGTCCTGGATCAAAGAAAAGTTGTTTCTGATTTTGCAGGTAAATTATATGAAATCGAAAGCCAGATAAAGCAGCCGTATTTATTGATTATCGAGGAGGCGGACAGGTTTGTTCCACAAAGCAAGGACTCTCTAAAAGAAATCGAGGAGATTTCAAAAAGAGGGAGAAAACGGGGGTTGGGTTTGCTTGTTGCGACTCAAAGACCATCGCTTGTAAATAAGAATGTCCTGTCCCAATGCGGAAACCAGTTTATCGGGAAATTAACAACCGAAAACGATTTAAAAGCGGTAGATTTGTTTTTTGCAGACAGGAAAGAACTGGAATTATTGCCTAAATTGAACACCGGCGAATTTTTTGTGATGGGGAATGCGGTGAAAGAAAAAACCAGGATGCAGACTGTCCAGAGAATAACACAGCACAAAGGGCTTACCCCGAAACTGATTCAAAAGGCGACAGGTAAAATTACCGAACTAAAAACAAGTTTGGGCTCTGCAGGGATAGCGGAGGAGACGGAGAAAGTAAAAGAGGCTTATGAGTCTGGCGAGAGAAAAATAAGGGGAGTTAAGGCGAAAATCCCAAAAGAGCAGATAGAAGCTATCGTTGATGGCAAAAGAAGGAAAAAACATTGGTTGTCTGGGGAAAAGGAGCATGTAAAATCTATCGAGCTTATCTATCATCCACTTGTCTGGGTTGAAATAAATGCTCAGGAAGGATTTATCACGAAGAGTCTTACATCGCATTCACTTATAGTAGATTCTGCAAGCGGCGAATTTGTGGATATTAAACATGGATTAAAATACTCAACAGGTATTTCTAAATTAATCGGTTTGAATGAAAACGAGATCAGGATTCTGTTGGAAATTTATAGAACTAAAAAAATTACAATCGGAGATCTTGAACTTAAAACCAAACTGTCCGAGACGACAATTAGAACTATCGTACACCATCTACAGGATAGAAAGATGGTAACTTTTTCAAAAGAAGGAAATTTAAAATTATATTCTTTTCTTATCAACTTTGAACCCCCGGATTTAAAACTGTCTTTAAGCCGCCCTGAGATACGGCAAATTTCCGGAAGAACAAATAAACAGGCGCTTAGAGAGGATGATTTGCGAAAAATAATCAAGGGTCTGGAGGATGAAGCTGACATAACAAAATTTGAGGTTTTTTATTACCCCATATGGTTTGTAAACCTGGAAAATAGAAGCCTGAAAATAGATGGGGTCACAGGGAAAGAAATCTGA
- a CDS encoding fumarylacetoacetate hydrolase family protein: MIGRFSNGSEIFYGKIESDRVIVDKGLYSDTFLLSELELLPPVQPSKIICVGLNYSDHARELDMPIPEKPLLFLKPPSAVIGHLGNIVYPRNTKHMDYEAELAVIISRRCKNIRAADADRVIMGYTCFNDVTARDLQKEDIQWTRAKSFDTFAPVGPYIADPTFDVSDLRINTRVNGELRQESRTSNLIFDVPQLIEFISAIMTLEHGDIIATGTPPGVGELFIGDEVEIEIEKIGVLKNSVIRAD, translated from the coding sequence ATGATCGGAAGATTCAGTAACGGAAGCGAGATTTTCTACGGCAAAATCGAAAGTGATCGGGTTATTGTTGACAAAGGGCTGTACAGCGATACGTTTTTGCTCTCGGAGCTGGAGCTTCTGCCTCCAGTGCAGCCAAGCAAGATAATCTGCGTGGGACTTAACTACAGCGACCACGCCAGGGAATTGGACATGCCGATACCCGAGAAACCATTGCTGTTTTTAAAGCCTCCGTCTGCGGTTATAGGTCATCTTGGAAATATTGTTTATCCCAGGAACACAAAACATATGGATTATGAAGCAGAGCTTGCAGTGATAATCAGCAGGCGCTGCAAGAACATCCGTGCAGCCGACGCCGATAGAGTGATAATGGGATATACCTGTTTCAATGACGTGACAGCGAGGGACTTACAGAAGGAAGATATACAGTGGACAAGAGCCAAAAGTTTTGATACTTTTGCGCCAGTTGGTCCTTATATCGCAGATCCAACATTTGATGTCAGCGACCTTCGTATCAATACAAGGGTAAATGGAGAACTAAGGCAGGAATCCAGGACTTCCAACCTGATTTTTGATGTTCCGCAGTTGATTGAGTTTATCTCCGCTATCATGACACTTGAGCATGGTGATATTATTGCTACAGGTACGCCGCCCGGGGTAGGTGAGCTTTTCATCGGGGATGAAGTGGAAATAGAGATAGAGAAGATAGGGGTATTGAAAAACAGTGTTATCCGAGCCGACTAA